The segment GCTCCCGCTCCTGCGCCGCTACGTGGACGACATCGTGACGGTGAGCGAGGAGGAGATCAGCGGAGCGGTCGTGAGCCTGATGGAGGAGGCGAAGCTCGTGGTGGAGGCGGCCGGCGCCGTCCCTCTCGCGGCGCTGATGGCCGGGCGCATCCCCGCGGCGCCCGGCGGGACGGTCCTCGTGCTGAGCGGCGGGAACATCGATCCGAACCTGATCGCCCGGGTGCTCGAGCAGGGGCTGTCACGGGCCAACCGCTATCTCGTGCTGCGGGTCCAGGTCCCCGATCGCCCGGGGCGGCTCCACCGGATCCTCTCCCACCTCGCGTCGCGCGGCGTCAACGTGCTCGACGTGGTCCACCGGCGCGCGGGATGGACGATTCCGCTGGGACAAGTCGAGATCGAGTTCCTGGTGGAGACGAGGGACGCGGCGCACGGGTCGGAGATCGTCGACGACCTGAGGGCCGCGGGCTACCAGGTCGGGCGCGGCGAGGCGAACCGCCCGGCCGGCGCCTGAGGCGGGCCCGGGCGCTACTTCCCGAGGTTCAGGAAGAGCTTCATCTGCTCCGTCAGGACCTTCTGGCCGTTGGGGTCGCCGAGGCTCAGCCGGTACTCGTTGATCACCTTGATCTGCATCGCCTGCCACTCCGACCAGCAGCGCTGGCAGATCGAGCTGTGGATCTGCCGCCCGAGATCGTCGTTCCACGGAGCCTTCTCCAGCCCCGGGTTCTCGCTCTGGCACCTCACGCACGCCACCTTCGCCATGCTGTTCTCTCCTTCGTCCCGCCGCCGCCCCGCGGCGTCACCACCAGCCCTCGCGCAGGAACGCGCGCATCTCGAGGT is part of the Acidobacteriota bacterium genome and harbors:
- a CDS encoding oxidative damage protection protein, translated to MAKVACVRCQSENPGLEKAPWNDDLGRQIHSSICQRCWSEWQAMQIKVINEYRLSLGDPNGQKVLTEQMKLFLNLGK